A region from the Cannabis sativa cultivar Pink pepper isolate KNU-18-1 chromosome 9, ASM2916894v1, whole genome shotgun sequence genome encodes:
- the LOC115722431 gene encoding probable magnesium transporter NIPA2, protein MGMSSDNIHGLVLAVSSSIFIGSSFIIKKKGLIKAGNTGVRAGAGGFSYLHEPLWWAGMITMIVGEVANFAAYAYAPAILVTPLGALSIIFSAVLAHFILAEKLHIFGVLGCVLCMVGSVSIVLHAPQERLITSVKQVWHLATEPGFLVYACIVLIVVAVLIFQYVPHYGKTHMVVYVGICSLMGSLTVMSVKALGIALKLTFEGSNQFIYFETWFFTVVVIGCCLMQINYLNKALDTFNTAVISPVYYVMFTSFTILASMIMFKDWDSQNGSQIVTQLCGFVTILSGTFLLHKTKDMGNATPGETPVFRSPTHPIVQSNPR, encoded by the exons ATGGGGATGTCATCTGATAACATTCATGGACTTGTTTTGGCTGTTTCATCAAGCATTTTTATCGGGTCTAGCtttataatcaagaagaaagGTCTTATTAAAGCTGGGAATACTGGAGTTAGAGCAG GGGCAGGAGGATTTTCTTACTTACATGAGCCTTTATGGTGGGCTGGGATGATAACTA TGATTGTTGGAGAGGTAGCCAATTTTGCTGCTTATGCATATGCTCCAGCAATTCTTGTAACACCCTTGGGAGCTTTGAGTATCATTTTCAG TGCAGTGCTTGCTCATTTCATTTTGGCAGAAAAATTGCATATCTTTGGTGTTCTTGGTTGTGTTCTCTGCATGGTAGGCTCTGTAAGTATTGTTTTGCATGCTCCACAGGAGAGATTAATTACTTCAGTAAAGCAAGTCTGGCATCTTGCTACTGAGCCgg GTTTCCTTGTGTACGCTTGTATAGTTCTGATTGTGGTTGCTGTGCTTATTTTCCAATATGTTCCACATTATGGTAAAACCCATATGGTGGTGTACGTTGGAATTTGCTCTCTCATGGGCTCTCTCACG GTAATGAGTGTGAAAGCATTGGGAATTGCTTTGAAGTTGACATTTGAAGGATCAAACCAGTTCATTTACTTTGAAACATGGTTTTTTACAGTGGTTGTTATAGGCTGTTGTCTAATGCAGATAAACTACTTAAATAAG GCCTTGGACACCTTTAACACAGCAGTTATATCTCCGGTCTACTATGTTATGTTTACGTCGTTCACCATCCTCGCGAGCATGATCATGTTTAAG GATTGGGATTCACAAAATGGATCACAAATAGTAACTCAATTGTGTGGTTTTGTGACAATTCTATCTGGTACTTTTCTTCTACACAAAACCAAAGACATGGGAAACGCTACGCCGGGAGAGACACCGGTCTTTCGAAGTCCAACGCACCCTATTGTACAGTCAAATCcgcgatga